In the genome of Blastopirellula retiformator, the window CTGGGCCAGTTATCTCGTACAGATCGAAGACAAGCCGGCGGCTGTCCTGGTTGATTTAGGGCTCGCTTCGTTCGCGCCGATCGCCGACTTGGGGCAGCTTGTCATGTTACGCCTGCAGATCCAGCAGCCCACCGAAGATGGGCTGCCCGGCGACGATGAGTTCAATCGGTTGTGCGAAATCGAGGACGCGCTCGATGTGGCGATTGGCGAGGTGGGCGATGCGGCGTCAGTCGGCCGAATCACGGTCGCCGGTTGTCGCGACTTCTTCGTCTATGCCGCCGATGGCGCCGCTGTTGAGGCGGGCATGAAGCAGGCGATGGCCGCTTATCCGGAGTATGAATTTCGGAGCGGCGTTCGCGAAGACTCCGATTGGTCCTCCTACTTCGAATTTCTCTATCCTGATCCAGCCGAGATGAAGATGATTCAGAATGGTCGCGTCCTGGCGAGTCTCGCCGAGGCGGGAGATGACTTTGATATCGAGCGCGAAGTGAACCACTGGATCTATTTCACCTCCGCCGATGGGCGAGCGAAGTTTGTCGAAGCCGCGCAGGCGGAAGGTTTCGAGGTTGCCGAGCAGAAAGAGGATGCCGAAGGGGAGGCCCCGTTCTCGGTGTTGCTCAGTCATGTGACGGCGGTCGACTACGGCACGATCAACGGCGCCGTG includes:
- a CDS encoding DUF695 domain-containing protein, producing the protein MSDDWASYLVQIEDKPAAVLVDLGLASFAPIADLGQLVMLRLQIQQPTEDGLPGDDEFNRLCEIEDALDVAIGEVGDAASVGRITVAGCRDFFVYAADGAAVEAGMKQAMAAYPEYEFRSGVREDSDWSSYFEFLYPDPAEMKMIQNGRVLASLAEAGDDFDIEREVNHWIYFTSADGRAKFVEAAQAEGFEVAEQKEDAEGEAPFSVLLSHVTAVDYGTINGAVLTLFAMAAEQGGEYDGWETSVQRGE